In Neisseria animalis, a single window of DNA contains:
- a CDS encoding RelA/SpoT family protein, producing the protein MPAPLPTAPYDPLTAEARNLLFDTASYLNENEQAELERAVAYAFHAHDGQTRKSGEPYITHPIAVTTQLAIWHMDIQGLCAGVMHDVLEDTGVTKVQMAAEFGDTIADMVDGLSKLEKLKFDDQAEHPAESFRKLILAMTKDVRVIVVKLADRLHNMRTLGSMRPDKRRRIAKETLEIYAQIANRIGLNNAYQELQDLSFQNLHPARYETLRKAMQNSRKNRHDVVGKVLRAFGQRLVGANIEAKIKGREKNLYSIHQKMLAKKLRFAEVMDIYGFRVIVNNIPACYAALGALHTLYQPKPGRFKDYIAIPKSNGYQSLHTTLVGPYGLPIEVQIRTHEMDAVAEGGVAGHWIYKSGENTIDQAMLHTNRWLKNILDLQASSANAIEFLEHVKVDLFPNEVYILTPKGKILTLPKGATPIDFAYAVHTDIGHKTVAARINNTMMPLRTKLKTGDSVEIITSEHAKPNPAWLNFAVSGRARSAIRQYVKNMNRHDAIMLGENLLQKALSSLLPKDVLLSDGLKEKYLADLNNKQTSFEEVLYNVGLGHTQPASVAMHIAELAGQHFGSKVKLSPIKANGQESGRVHLAECCHPVSGDPIRAVLIKDKGMVIHRDTCPTLLKTDPEQQLDADWDSMNGQSYRISLNIQSEDTHGLLALMAQAISGAGADIESVDTPSRLAGTEGFIEFRFIIKAADLAQVQQIIHNLHTIPQVRKVIRG; encoded by the coding sequence ATGCCCGCTCCATTGCCCACTGCTCCTTACGACCCCCTTACCGCAGAAGCGCGCAATCTGCTGTTTGATACAGCTTCCTATCTGAATGAAAACGAACAGGCAGAGCTTGAGCGGGCAGTTGCCTATGCTTTCCATGCCCACGACGGGCAAACCCGTAAGAGCGGCGAACCCTACATCACCCATCCGATTGCCGTGACTACCCAATTAGCCATATGGCACATGGACATACAGGGATTGTGCGCCGGCGTGATGCACGATGTTTTGGAAGACACCGGCGTAACCAAGGTACAGATGGCGGCAGAGTTCGGCGATACCATCGCTGATATGGTAGACGGGCTCTCCAAGCTGGAAAAACTCAAATTCGACGATCAGGCGGAGCATCCGGCAGAAAGTTTCCGTAAGCTGATTTTGGCCATGACCAAAGATGTGCGTGTGATTGTCGTCAAGCTCGCCGACCGCCTGCACAATATGCGTACGCTCGGCTCGATGCGCCCCGACAAACGCCGCCGCATCGCTAAAGAAACCCTCGAAATCTATGCCCAAATCGCCAACCGTATCGGCTTGAACAACGCCTATCAGGAATTACAGGATTTATCGTTCCAAAACCTCCATCCGGCACGTTACGAAACCCTGCGTAAAGCCATGCAGAACAGCCGCAAAAACCGCCACGACGTAGTCGGCAAAGTATTGCGCGCATTCGGGCAACGCTTGGTTGGTGCAAACATCGAAGCCAAAATCAAAGGCCGCGAAAAAAACCTGTACAGCATCCATCAGAAAATGCTGGCCAAAAAACTGCGTTTTGCCGAAGTGATGGACATTTACGGCTTCCGCGTGATTGTCAACAACATTCCTGCCTGTTATGCCGCGCTGGGCGCGCTGCATACGCTCTACCAGCCCAAACCCGGCCGCTTCAAAGACTATATCGCCATTCCCAAAAGCAACGGCTACCAGAGCCTGCATACCACGCTTGTCGGCCCTTACGGTCTGCCCATTGAAGTACAAATCCGTACACATGAAATGGATGCCGTGGCCGAGGGCGGTGTCGCAGGACACTGGATTTACAAATCCGGCGAGAATACCATCGACCAAGCCATGCTGCATACCAACAGATGGCTGAAAAACATTCTCGACTTACAGGCCAGCAGCGCCAACGCCATCGAATTTCTCGAACATGTCAAAGTCGATTTGTTCCCCAACGAAGTCTATATCCTTACTCCCAAAGGCAAAATCCTTACCTTGCCCAAAGGTGCTACGCCGATTGACTTCGCCTATGCCGTGCATACCGACATCGGTCATAAAACCGTTGCCGCACGCATCAACAACACCATGATGCCCTTGCGTACCAAACTCAAAACCGGCGACTCGGTAGAAATCATCACCTCCGAACACGCCAAGCCCAACCCTGCATGGCTCAACTTTGCCGTCTCCGGCCGGGCGCGCAGCGCCATCCGCCAATATGTTAAAAACATGAACCGCCACGATGCGATTATGTTGGGCGAAAATCTGCTGCAAAAAGCACTCTCCAGCCTGCTGCCGAAAGACGTTTTGCTTTCAGACGGCCTCAAAGAAAAATACCTTGCCGATTTGAACAACAAACAAACCTCGTTTGAAGAAGTGCTGTACAACGTCGGCTTGGGACACACCCAGCCTGCCTCCGTTGCCATGCACATCGCCGAGCTGGCAGGGCAGCACTTCGGCAGCAAAGTCAAACTCAGTCCCATCAAAGCCAACGGTCAGGAAAGCGGGCGCGTTCATTTGGCAGAGTGCTGCCACCCCGTTTCCGGTGATCCGATTCGTGCGGTATTGATTAAAGACAAAGGCATGGTGATTCACCGTGATACCTGTCCGACACTGCTCAAAACCGACCCCGAGCAGCAGCTTGATGCCGACTGGGACAGCATGAACGGCCAAAGCTACCGCATCAGTCTGAATATCCAATCCGAAGATACGCACGGGCTGCTGGCATTGATGGCTCAAGCCATTTCAGGCGCCGGAGCCGACATCGAATCCGTTGATACCCCTTCGAGACTGGCGGGAACAGAA
- the rpoZ gene encoding DNA-directed RNA polymerase subunit omega has translation MARITTEDCTPKIPNHFDLTLVAARRARQLENGNAPLVEDIRNNKPTVTALREIAAGQVGTELLNRNR, from the coding sequence ATGGCACGCATCACTACTGAAGACTGTACTCCTAAAATCCCTAACCATTTTGATTTGACACTGGTGGCGGCCCGTCGCGCCCGTCAGTTGGAAAACGGTAATGCACCGCTGGTTGAAGATATCCGCAATAACAAACCTACCGTTACTGCTTTGCGCGAAATCGCAGCAGGTCAGGTGGGTACGGAATTATTGAACCGTAACCGCTAA
- the gmk gene encoding guanylate kinase → MKDSNRGNIFIISAASGTGKTTLVSRLLNNHADLRVSVSHTTRAPREGEQNGVHYHFVSKEEFEALIAQNAFLEHANVFGNYYGTSIAGVNALSEQGFDVILEIDVQGAEQVRRTLPEAHSIFILPPSFEVLAARLKGRATDSEEVIRTRLSKARHEIEQAAGFDYIVVNDDLAQAEADLLNIVRSCRLQKTAQQGFLANLLENF, encoded by the coding sequence ATGAAAGATTCTAATCGAGGCAACATTTTCATCATTTCCGCCGCTTCGGGTACAGGTAAAACTACTTTGGTTTCGCGACTGCTGAACAATCATGCGGATTTGCGCGTTTCGGTATCGCATACGACCCGTGCGCCGCGCGAGGGTGAACAAAATGGTGTGCATTATCATTTTGTTTCTAAGGAGGAATTTGAAGCGCTCATTGCTCAGAATGCTTTTTTGGAACATGCCAACGTGTTCGGTAATTATTACGGCACAAGCATTGCGGGTGTCAATGCCTTGAGCGAGCAGGGTTTTGATGTGATTTTGGAAATTGATGTGCAAGGCGCGGAGCAGGTACGCCGTACGCTGCCCGAAGCACACAGCATCTTTATTCTGCCCCCGTCTTTTGAAGTGTTGGCTGCCCGCTTGAAAGGCAGGGCAACCGACAGCGAGGAAGTTATCCGTACCCGCCTGTCGAAAGCGCGACACGAAATCGAACAGGCGGCAGGTTTCGATTATATTGTTGTCAACGATGATTTGGCACAGGCTGAAGCGGATTTGCTGAATATTGTCCGCTCATGCCGTCTGCAAAAAACGGCGCAACAGGGATTTTTAGCAAATTTGTTGGAAAATTTCTAA
- a CDS encoding adenine phosphoribosyltransferase — protein sequence MLIHREVMGANALAEKIRKIENWPQEGILFHDITPVLQNAEYFRLLVDLLVYRYMRQKIDIVAGLDARGFIIGAALAYQLNVGFVPIRKKGKLPFDTLSQSYALEYGEATVEIHTDAIQPGSRVLLVDDLVATGGTMLAGIELIRKLGGEVVEAAAILEFTDLPGGTKIRQSGAPLFSLCQNQGCM from the coding sequence ATGTTGATACACCGCGAAGTTATGGGCGCAAACGCGCTGGCGGAAAAAATCCGCAAAATTGAAAACTGGCCGCAAGAAGGCATATTGTTTCACGACATTACCCCCGTTTTACAAAATGCCGAATACTTCCGCCTTCTTGTCGATTTACTGGTCTATCGCTACATGAGGCAAAAAATCGATATTGTCGCCGGCTTGGATGCCCGGGGTTTTATCATCGGCGCGGCACTCGCCTACCAGCTCAACGTCGGCTTTGTTCCCATCCGCAAAAAAGGCAAACTTCCGTTTGACACCTTATCGCAAAGTTACGCATTGGAATACGGAGAAGCAACAGTAGAAATCCATACCGATGCCATACAGCCGGGATCCCGCGTTTTACTGGTTGATGACTTGGTCGCCACAGGCGGCACCATGCTGGCCGGCATCGAGCTCATCCGCAAACTCGGAGGCGAAGTTGTTGAAGCTGCTGCGATTTTAGAATTTACCGACTTGCCCGGCGGTACCAAAATCCGACAAAGCGGCGCACCGCTGTTCAGCCTTTGCCAAAACCAAGGCTGCATGTAA
- a CDS encoding OmpA family protein, giving the protein MKTRLKVLGAGVLAIALTGCVTQSREYWHNFESNKIVSEVGENDAALVFFRDNSGSETAAVNININGEYLTSLQQNGFSQVTTCAMPQRIGAFVTGTDNEYLRKENQGSFYKLPNGEVSYFRVTVGEDGQAVVTPVEAETALAEINTRKFQTNTLPRVEKKNTCVDRTQPRTYTLDASALFHFDKSGANNVLPKGQREIQEVARDIREYPVRIRAIEVIGHTDPQGSAAYNQRLSADRAQTVGNMLVQLGVPANLIQTRGLGESQPVVNGCAEQHKGNREALNACNQPNRRVEIKLYAQQ; this is encoded by the coding sequence ATGAAAACCCGTCTGAAAGTTTTAGGCGCAGGTGTTTTAGCAATTGCTCTGACAGGCTGTGTAACACAATCACGCGAATATTGGCACAATTTCGAATCCAACAAAATCGTATCCGAAGTAGGCGAAAACGATGCCGCTTTGGTATTCTTCCGCGACAACAGCGGTTCGGAAACCGCCGCCGTCAACATCAACATCAACGGCGAATACCTGACTTCCTTACAACAAAACGGTTTCTCCCAAGTAACCACCTGTGCCATGCCGCAACGCATCGGCGCATTTGTTACCGGCACCGACAACGAATACCTGCGTAAAGAAAACCAAGGCAGCTTCTACAAACTGCCGAACGGCGAAGTATCTTACTTCCGTGTAACCGTAGGTGAAGACGGCCAAGCCGTTGTTACCCCTGTTGAAGCCGAAACTGCCCTTGCAGAAATCAACACCCGCAAGTTCCAAACCAACACTCTGCCGCGCGTAGAGAAAAAGAACACCTGTGTTGACCGCACACAACCCCGCACCTACACCTTAGACGCCTCTGCCCTGTTCCACTTCGACAAATCCGGCGCCAACAACGTATTACCTAAAGGCCAGCGCGAAATCCAAGAAGTCGCACGCGACATCCGTGAATATCCGGTACGCATCCGCGCCATCGAAGTAATCGGCCATACCGATCCTCAAGGCTCTGCCGCCTACAACCAACGCCTCTCTGCCGATCGTGCACAAACCGTCGGCAATATGCTGGTACAACTGGGCGTACCGGCCAACCTGATTCAAACCCGCGGTTTGGGTGAAAGCCAACCCGTAGTAAACGGTTGTGCCGAACAACACAAAGGCAACCGCGAAGCCCTGAATGCGTGCAACCAGCCTAACCGCCGTGTAGAAATCAAACTTTACGCACAACAATAA
- a CDS encoding Ig-like domain-containing protein yields the protein MSKNITLKINSATETLETLQFNTAGNAVVRVQAQNNVNYEFTDHATGFGPENIMTKRIGDDLHIAFEGSNIEQPDLVIEGFYAQEDNSLLIGQHENGGFYPYVPESGQVSDAVTMLADQVFSGQALGGEIIASPLWVFNPLWLVGLAALAGGIAAAAGGGSGGGSPAPAPAPQPEPQPEPAPQPEPQPEPAPQPEPQPEPAPAPQPEPQPEPQPEPAPAPQPEPTPVTPPKSPNVTTVDTKTEHTGVVPPTKDGEQPPVINDDTPTFNGNLLTPGHTVTVTVTHSETGDTHTVHTVVKPDGTWEVVMHPNLPEGTYTSTITVTDPSTGLTSEPTKGNPFVIDITTPEPGSFTFTATDDFGTVKGTIADGSIIDDRTPTFSGTGTPGDTITVTVTDKNDPNKVFTAKTVVDADGNWTVDIRTLNPNATYTSKITATDPAGNTGEAVNGPEFTLEDLNASKQLEVIINTGIDGVVEYPDLFEKEAAPTVRVFINKLGTAGYKEGDVLKVTDQAGNELYNKPLTAEDLAKNHVEVLLPVPTDNTDVTVTATVGSDTAVATAQTDLAPAVVTAVASTATVSEGENLVTTVTLSNQNGVDNLAVETNGTADATDFGKAIYSQGVTVNADGTVNVDSTVESFTITTPVLTDGLVEGAEDITYTVGGVAANKVTINDVLSASPLTVGAVELDLTAAQADEAAGEVRTFGADADQVTFEGLFIDLAQGAASATVDLGNDDAAATAGFTAAAEAPAGYTAYATDAGTQVYVQDGIEVI from the coding sequence ATGTCTAAAAACATTACCTTAAAAATCAACAGCGCAACAGAAACGCTGGAAACCCTGCAGTTCAATACAGCAGGTAACGCCGTAGTCCGCGTACAGGCACAAAACAACGTAAACTACGAATTTACCGACCACGCTACCGGTTTCGGTCCTGAAAACATCATGACCAAACGCATCGGCGACGATCTGCACATTGCTTTTGAAGGCAGCAACATCGAACAACCCGATTTGGTTATCGAAGGCTTCTACGCACAAGAAGACAACAGCCTGTTGATCGGCCAACACGAAAACGGCGGCTTCTACCCATATGTTCCTGAAAGCGGCCAAGTCAGCGATGCAGTAACCATGCTGGCAGACCAAGTATTCTCAGGCCAAGCATTGGGCGGCGAAATCATTGCCAGCCCGCTGTGGGTTTTCAATCCTCTGTGGTTGGTAGGCTTGGCTGCTTTGGCCGGCGGTATTGCTGCCGCAGCAGGCGGTGGTAGCGGCGGCGGTTCTCCTGCTCCCGCCCCTGCCCCACAACCGGAGCCACAGCCTGAACCTGCCCCACAACCGGAGCCACAGCCTGAACCTGCTCCTCAGCCCGAACCGCAACCCGAGCCTGCTCCTGCTCCACAACCGGAGCCGCAGCCTGAACCGCAACCCGAGCCTGCTCCTGCTCCGCAGCCTGAGCCGACTCCTGTAACTCCGCCAAAATCACCAAACGTAACAACCGTTGACACCAAAACCGAACACACCGGTGTTGTTCCGCCAACCAAAGACGGCGAGCAACCTCCTGTGATCAACGACGACACTCCGACTTTCAACGGCAACCTCTTAACTCCGGGACACACCGTTACCGTTACCGTTACCCATAGCGAAACAGGTGATACACACACCGTACACACTGTAGTTAAACCTGACGGTACTTGGGAAGTGGTGATGCATCCGAACCTGCCGGAAGGTACATACACCAGCACCATTACCGTTACCGATCCGAGTACAGGCCTGACCAGCGAGCCGACCAAAGGTAACCCGTTTGTGATTGACATTACCACACCGGAACCCGGCAGCTTCACATTTACCGCAACCGATGACTTCGGTACAGTAAAAGGCACCATTGCAGACGGCTCTATCATTGACGACAGAACACCGACTTTCTCCGGTACAGGTACTCCGGGTGACACCATTACCGTAACCGTAACCGACAAAAACGATCCGAACAAAGTATTCACTGCAAAAACCGTAGTGGACGCAGACGGCAACTGGACTGTGGACATCCGCACCCTGAATCCTAATGCGACTTACACCAGCAAAATTACCGCTACCGACCCGGCGGGCAATACCGGTGAAGCAGTAAACGGCCCTGAGTTTACTCTGGAGGATCTGAATGCTTCCAAACAACTGGAAGTAATCATCAATACCGGTATTGACGGCGTTGTTGAGTATCCTGATTTGTTTGAAAAAGAAGCCGCACCGACCGTTCGCGTCTTCATCAACAAACTGGGTACTGCCGGCTACAAAGAAGGCGATGTCCTGAAAGTAACCGACCAAGCAGGCAACGAGTTGTACAACAAACCTTTGACTGCTGAAGATTTGGCGAAGAACCACGTTGAAGTATTGCTGCCTGTACCAACTGACAACACCGACGTTACCGTAACTGCAACTGTCGGCAGCGATACTGCTGTTGCTACTGCACAAACCGACCTTGCTCCTGCCGTTGTTACTGCTGTAGCAAGCACTGCTACTGTAAGTGAAGGTGAAAACTTGGTTACTACCGTTACCCTGAGCAACCAAAACGGTGTGGACAATTTGGCAGTTGAAACCAACGGCACTGCAGACGCTACCGACTTTGGCAAAGCAATCTACAGCCAAGGCGTAACCGTAAATGCAGACGGCACTGTGAATGTAGATTCTACCGTAGAATCATTCACCATCACTACACCGGTATTGACCGACGGCTTGGTGGAAGGCGCTGAAGACATCACTTACACCGTAGGCGGTGTTGCAGCCAATAAAGTAACCATCAATGACGTATTGTCTGCTTCTCCGCTGACTGTTGGCGCAGTAGAGCTGGATTTGACCGCTGCACAAGCAGACGAAGCAGCCGGCGAAGTGCGTACCTTCGGTGCTGATGCCGACCAAGTAACCTTTGAAGGTCTGTTCATCGACTTGGCTCAAGGTGCTGCCAGCGCAACGGTAGACTTGGGCAACGATGATGCTGCGGCAACCGCCGGATTCACCGCTGCTGCAGAAGCTCCGGCAGGTTACACCGCTTACGCGACAGATGCAGGCACTCAAGTGTATGTCCAAGACGGTATCGAAGTAATCTAA